From Merismopedia glauca CCAP 1448/3, a single genomic window includes:
- a CDS encoding DUF6761 family protein, with product MLQHTQTIRYYQKITDAFVDMWNRGYRFDELRLYLEGYLASLHHSSALEPYLIHRLEEEATRFLYDVSNFEPAVQTQPDYNY from the coding sequence ATGTTACAGCACACCCAAACCATCCGTTACTACCAAAAAATTACCGACGCCTTCGTCGATATGTGGAATCGAGGCTATCGATTTGATGAGTTACGTTTGTATTTGGAAGGTTATTTAGCTTCTTTGCATCATAGTAGTGCGTTAGAACCTTATCTGATTCACCGTCTTGAAGAAGAAGCTACTCGCTTTTTATACGATGTTTCTAATTTTGAACCAGCAGTTCAAACTCAACCTGATTACAATTATTAA
- a CDS encoding clan AA aspartic protease produces the protein MMQGFVNQSCEATLPIVIKNNATTQLVDTVIDTGFSGFLTLPFDIISALGLSWEGRDVATLGDGTSCTFEVYMAIVIWDGQYREIYVNESETAPLIGMRLLRGYDLRIQAIEGGTITIEALK, from the coding sequence ATGATGCAAGGATTTGTGAATCAGAGTTGTGAGGCAACGTTGCCGATTGTCATTAAGAATAATGCCACAACACAACTGGTAGATACCGTGATTGATACGGGATTTTCTGGCTTCTTAACCTTGCCATTCGATATTATCTCGGCTTTGGGACTTAGTTGGGAAGGTCGTGATGTTGCGACATTGGGTGATGGGACTTCCTGCACTTTTGAGGTCTACATGGCGATCGTCATCTGGGATGGGCAATATCGCGAGATTTACGTCAATGAATCAGAAACAGCACCTCTAATCGGGATGAGGTTATTGAGAGGTTACGATTTGCGGATTCAGGCAATTGAGGGCGGTACTATTACGATTGAAGCCTTGAAATAG